The following are encoded in a window of Prochlorococcus marinus str. MIT 1013 genomic DNA:
- a CDS encoding tetratricopeptide repeat protein: MKSMNDKKRNRFKKIFRYYLIPFIDILNTEKFVSRKDFFLYLPGIIFNALIYYLIILYLQPFQGEFIKSINSSLYSVLRVLTYSIAFAPFYTLSLRRLNDAGKSFLWWYAIFLPRSGVFGLIKVSIGLYIWYLLCQPSVNRERKTSRENFETELEDKLSPSSVQELYSIGRQLESKGNIDQAINYYTNALSIEPENIQILNSRGYARSLTEDYQGAINDFNIALNIVPTDHIVLMNRGSTYCDLNNYNEALKDYNKIIEILPDYRDAYINRSIVKRNLEDYKGAIFDLNKILESDQNDEEIYYDLAKNKQSLGDHQGAIIDYSFVIDNHDNGDDISPSYFGRGFSKYCLEDYQSAIADLEKGLELNPDCDAFPYYLLGTSKLKIGDLQGSFDAIFKAAEMGDEKALKVLEDYSQSSEIKGTAQEVEVNKMINSLRNK, from the coding sequence ATGAAATCTATGAACGACAAAAAAAGAAATAGATTTAAAAAAATATTTAGATATTATCTTATTCCATTTATTGATATTTTAAATACTGAGAAATTTGTATCTCGAAAGGATTTCTTCTTATATTTACCTGGGATAATTTTCAATGCTTTAATCTATTATTTGATAATTTTATACTTACAACCTTTCCAAGGTGAGTTTATAAAGTCAATCAATTCTTCTCTCTATTCTGTTTTAAGAGTATTGACTTATTCAATAGCATTTGCACCATTTTATACTCTCTCTTTACGAAGACTAAATGATGCAGGAAAGAGTTTTCTATGGTGGTATGCAATCTTCTTACCAAGATCAGGGGTTTTTGGTTTAATTAAAGTATCAATAGGTTTATATATTTGGTATTTACTTTGTCAACCATCAGTAAATAGAGAAAGAAAAACAAGTCGTGAAAATTTTGAGACAGAATTAGAAGATAAATTATCACCTAGTAGTGTCCAAGAATTATATTCTATTGGTCGTCAATTAGAGTCTAAAGGAAACATAGATCAAGCAATAAATTATTATACAAATGCTCTTTCAATAGAACCAGAAAATATACAGATATTGAATAGTCGTGGGTATGCTCGATCTTTAACTGAAGACTATCAAGGTGCAATTAATGATTTCAATATTGCATTAAATATTGTTCCGACAGACCATATAGTTTTAATGAATAGGGGTTCAACTTACTGCGATTTAAATAATTACAATGAAGCACTTAAAGATTATAATAAAATCATAGAAATACTTCCAGATTATAGAGATGCCTATATTAATAGATCAATAGTTAAAAGAAATTTGGAAGATTATAAGGGTGCAATCTTTGATCTGAATAAGATACTGGAGTCTGATCAAAATGACGAAGAAATTTATTATGATCTTGCTAAAAATAAACAATCCCTAGGAGATCATCAAGGTGCGATTATTGATTATAGTTTTGTTATAGATAATCATGATAATGGGGATGATATTTCTCCATCATATTTTGGTAGAGGATTTAGTAAATATTGTTTAGAGGATTACCAAAGTGCTATTGCTGATTTAGAGAAAGGATTAGAACTCAATCCTGACTGTGATGCATTTCCTTATTATTTATTAGGTACTAGCAAATTAAAGATTGGAGATCTGCAAGGGTCTTTCGATGCAATATTCAAAGCAGCAGAAATGGGTGATGAAAAAGCACTTAAAGTTTTGGAGGATTACTCTCAATCATCTGAGATCAAAGGAACTGCACAAGAGGTTGAGGTAAACAAGATGATTAACTCACTGAGGAACAAATGA